One genomic window of Sebastes umbrosus isolate fSebUmb1 chromosome 15, fSebUmb1.pri, whole genome shotgun sequence includes the following:
- the lrrc3b gene encoding leucine-rich repeat-containing protein 3B produces MTLLDLWLSRSIPMCLLLQSLVLMALCFPSASMCPKGCICQRDPHLHGLNVTCSQSRLKEIPPSLPVDTVLLRLDHNQIGAVPDQAFHGLRLLRELNLSYNAVETLGEGAFSGIEATLQVLDLSHNRITSVHKDAFARLKARVIVDDNPWHCDCALQQAIGGMAHNHEAAARVLCRSSELRDQEGRPFLAVDTDLCNLAKRTTDYAMLVTMFGWFAMVISYVVYYVRQNQEDARRHLEYLKSLPSKPKKPDEADDISTVV; encoded by the coding sequence ATGACTTTGCTGGACTTGTGGCTGTCGCGCTCCATCCCCATGTGCCTGCTCCTTCAGAGCCTTGTCCTCATGGCCCTGTGCTTCCCCTCGGCCAGCATGTGTCCAAAGGGCTGCATCTGCCAACGCGACCCGCACCTCCACGGCCTCAACGTTACTTGCAGTCAGTCCCGCCTCAAAGAGATCCCCCCCAGCCTCCCGGTCGACACCGTCCTGCTGAGGCTGGACCACAACCAGATAGGCGCCGTGCCCGACCAAGCCTTCCACGGACTCCGGCTTCTGAGGGAGCTCAACCTTTCGTACAACGCGGTGGAGACCTTAGGGGAGGGTGCCTTCAGTGGCATAGAGGCGACGCTACAGGTGCTGGACCTCTCGCACAACCGCATCACTAGCGTACACAAGGATGCCTTCGCTCGGCTCAAGGCCCGCGTCATCGTGGACGATAACCCTTGGCATTGTGACTGCGCCCTCCAGCAGGCCATCGGCGGCATGGCCCACAACCACGAGGCCGCCGCCCGGGTCCTCTGCAGGAGCTCGGAACTTCGCGACCAGGAGGGTCGACCTTTCTTAGCGGTGGATACTGACCTCTGTAACCTGGCCAAAAGGACCACAGACTACGCTATGCTGGTGACCATGTTCGGTTGGTTCGCCATGGTCATTTCATATGTAGTGTATTATGTCCGTCAGAACCAGGAGGACGCCCGGCGCCACCTGGAGTACCTCAAGTCTCTCCCCAGCAAGCCCAAGAAACCTGACGAGGCTGACGACATAAGCACTGTTGTCTGA